The following proteins are co-located in the Cryptococcus neoformans var. neoformans B-3501A chromosome 12, whole genome shotgun sequence genome:
- a CDS encoding hypothetical protein (HMMPfam hit to Indigoidine_A, Indigoidine synthase A like protein, score: 459.8, E(): 2.8e-135) yields the protein MLLKSAIRCRTPSRLAYGFSVSRHLSNVATAKKLWGDSLVFSEEVEAALHARSPIVALESTIITHGMPHPVNLETAQSVESIIRASSAVPATIAIINGKIHVGLSSRQLEGIADVSTGLGKGSVKVSRRDLAPTLALRRTGGTTVAGTMYIANSVGIHVFVTGGIGGVHRGAENSMDISADLIELGRTPMAVVCAGAKSILDIPRTLEVLETQGVCVATYGGNSEFPAFYHPSSGCESPWSVPDIKSAANLVYASLNLPTPLSALLAVPIPSEHADAGLTVQKAVEQAARESVEQGIDKRGKEVTPWLLKRVGELTRGTALGLIAVQVSKLFREQKDASSALYIPVSSSESFPKPELKNESPKLALPNTSTQSSLPSPSTLVFGSAAVDLTSTSTHSLAPRTTTPGEVFVSPGGVGRNIAEAAQNLLPPNSVQLVSAYGSVSGSSESDTTEPDAFGKLLLFELAGANMRADGLVGKEGRNTAVCSLTLEKDGDLVAGVADMGIVETLTEEFVARKIDEEKPEMVVFDLNLLEGVVKAILTACQTLNVPTFCDPTSTPKLPRLIPALNILLPSSPSFPRPLTHLTPNLLELDLLHSLLSSSASDDTSSITWEFINSLGLDGDWRAKVERFTNVNGREWINVNGVVQKMVSCLPYVASFWVKAGQRGLLHLRMTSVPPQPSPDTLVHPLAGQHHGKYLAFTHYTPPVIKPEEIISTTGAGDTLAGGLVAGLVGGKGEPEEIWVRRALDRVGRSLRNRRAVG from the exons ATGCTTTTGAAGTCAGCTATTCGCTGCAGGACCCCGTCTAGGTTGGCGTATGGGTTCAGTGTCTCTCGACACCTTTCCAACGTTGCAACGGCTAAGAAGCTTTGG GGAGACagcctcgtcttctctgAAGAGGTAGAGGCAGCACTGCATGCTCGCTCCCCAATTGTGGCGTTGGAATCAACAATCATTACTCATGGCATGCCGCATCCTGTCAATTTGGAAACCGCGCAATCCGTCGAATCCATCATTCGCGCTTCTTCAGCTGTCCCGGCTACCATTGCTATTATCAATGGCAAGATCCATGTTGGACTAAGTTCCCGGCAACTCGAGGGAATCGCAGATGTTAGCACGGGGCTGGGCAAGGGATCGGTCAAAGTTTCAAGGCGAGATCTTGCTCCGACTTTAGCCCTTAGGAGGACTGGCGGTACCACGGTGGCAGGGACGATGTACATCGCCAACAGTGTTGGTATTCACGTCTTCGTCACAGGCGGTATTGGAGGCGTTCACCGTGGTGCCGAGAACA GTATGGATATCTCTGCGGACCTCATTGAACTTGGACGCACCCCCATGGCCGTCGTTTGTGCAGGCGCAAAATCCATCCTCGACATTCCTCGAACCCTTGAAGTTCTTGAGACTCAAGGCGTCTGCGTGGCTACCTATGGAGGAAACTCCGAGTTCCCGGCTTTCTACCACCCGAGCTCGGGATGCGAG AGTCCGTGGTCTGTACCGGATATCAAATCCGCTGCCAATCTAGTCT ATGCCTCTCTTAATCTTCCCACGCCTCTCAGTGCTCTTCTCGCTGTTCCAATTCCTTCCGAGCACGCCGATGCTGGCCTTACGGTACAGAAGGCTGTCGAGCAAGCGGCACGCGAGTCTGTTGAACAAGGCATCGACAAGAGGGGTAAAGAAGTCACTCCTTGGTTGCTGAAGCGTGTTGGAGAGCTTACTAGGGGTACTGCATTGGGACTTA TTGCGGTACAGGTTTCCAAGCTCTTCAGGGAACAGAAAGATGCATCCTCTGCCCTCTACATCCCGGTCTCCTCATCAGAATCTTTCCCTAAGCCGGAGTTGAAGAATGAATCTCCCAAGCTCGCGCTACCCAACACATCTACTCAGTCTTCTCTACCTTCCCCCTCTACCCTCGTTTTTGGTTCTGCCGCGGTCGATCTCACTTCCACTTCAACGCATAGTCTCGCACCCCGCACAACCACTCCTGGAGAAGTGTTCGTTTCTCCCGGTGGGGTGGGTCGTAACATTGCCGAGGCTGCTCaaaatctccttcctcctaATTCCGTTCAGCTTGTCTCTGCATATGGATCCGTCTCTGGCTCATCTGAAAGCGATACGACAGAGCCTGATGCTTTCGGGAAGCTCTTGCTATTTGAACTTGCAGGTGCCAACATGAGAGCAGATGGTCTTGTGGGCAAGGAAGGGCGAAATACGGCAGTTTGCAGTTTGACCTTGGAAAAAGATGGGGATTTGGTTGCGGGAGTTGCTGATATGGGTATTGTGGAAACTTTGACTGAGGAATTT GTCGCACGAAAAATTGACGAGGAAAAGCCTGAGATGGTCGTCTTTGATTTGAATCTTCTTGAAGGGGTAGTCAAGGCCATTCTAACGGCGTGCCAAACCCTCAACGTCCCTA CATTTTGTGATCCTACCTCTACTCCCAAACTCCCTCGCCTTATTCCAGCTCTtaacatcctcctcccatcttcaccttccttccctcgGCCGCTCACCCACCTCACTCCCAACCTTCTCGAActtgaccttcttcattctctctTGAGCTCGTCTGCTTCTGACGATActtcctccatcacctGGGAATTTATCAACTCCCTAGGGCTTGACGGGGACTGGCGTGCAAAAGTCGAACGGTTCACCAATGTcaatggaagagagtggATCAACGTTAACGGGGTCGTTCAAAAAATGGTTTCTTGTCTTCCTTATGTTGCTTCATTTTGGGTAAAAGCTGGACAAAGAGGACTTTTGCACCTCCGAATGACATCGGTGCCTCCTCAGCCATCACCTGATACACTGGTTCATCCCCTCGCCGGACAGCACCATGGGAAATACTTGGCTTTTACGCATTACACGCCCCCCGTTATCAAACCTGAAGAGATAATCAGTACGACAGGAGCGGGAGATACATTGGCAGGTGGGTTAGTAGCTGGTTTGGTGGGCGGCAAAGGTGAGCCCGAAGAAATTTGGGTTAGAAGGGCTTTGGATCGTGTGGGGAGAAGTCTCAGGAATCGACGGGCTGTTGGATAG
- a CDS encoding hypothetical protein (Match to EST gb|CF185490.1|CF185490), with product MPQPPFELHKYLGKALPHLREQYPPGTGGTGPRAQWDGLLTGVQVIEDFGDQVANFWKTIPDKPVQPHPSFKYPKIAQVHSKLPNPLKTPRDLQTCLSVLPLAACSAALTALDADPADLKTTGPQALDKAGYESDGGEELEVVNQREMKTKGWKFRFSKSPMGSGEFLLMREDSDDVKLVVRTINSSAFTTADWEEYVVSGPYRYETRSKASWYWSRAWGASKRLGCQYYVLTDWQRWTFGYFNQDRTHGWTSPVLHFNEQNPSIGHSLFFWARSAIGKENGYKPQEKDVSGLPEIFPINPSRRISHSGKSTPRGEIRQPKKANESDIEESDAEGDA from the exons ATGCCGCAACCTCCGTTTGAACTCCACAAGTACCTCGGCAAAGCGTTACCCCATCTACGAGAACAGTATCCTCCTGGAACAGGCGGCACTGGCCCTCGAGCACAATGGGATGGCTTGTTAACGGGCGTTCAAGTGATTGAAGACTTTGGAGATCAAGTAGCCAACT TCTGGAAGACTATCCCTGATAAGCCAGTTCAACCACACCCCAGTTTCAAGTACCCCAAAATCGCCCAGGTTCACAGCAAGCTTCCGAACCCCCTTAAGACTCCTCGCGACCTCCAAACCT GTCTCTCTGTACTTCCTCTTGCAGCCTGTTCCGCTGCACTCACAGCACTCGATGCTGATCCCGCTGACTTGAAAACCACGGGGCCCCAAGCCCTTGATAAAGCTGGTTATGAAAGtgatggtggggaagaacTGGAAGTAGTCAACCAGCGAGAAATGAAGACCAAAGGTTGGAAGTTCCGATTCAGTAAATCGCCAATGG GCTCTGGAGAGTTCCTCCTTATGCGTGAAGACTCCGATGACGTCAAGCTCGTCGTTCGTACCATCAACTCTTCCGCTTTCACCACGGCCGATTGGGAAGAATATGTGGTATCAGGGCCATACCGCTATGAAACCCGTTCAAAGGCATCTTGGTACTGGAGCCGAGCCTGGGGAGCTTCCAAACGCCTGGGATGCCAGTACTATGTCCTCACCGATTGGCAAAGGTGGACGTTTGGGTACTTCAATCAGGATAGGACCCATGGTTGGACAAGTCCCGTTTTGCATTTCAACGAGCAAAACCCGAGTATTGGGCattccttgttcttctgGGCGAG GTCTGCTATtgggaaagaaaatggaTACAAACcgcaggagaaggatgtcTCGGGTCTTCCTGAAATCTTTCCTATCAACCCATCCAGGCGTATATCTCATTCAGGAAAGAGCACGCCTCGCGGTGAAATTCGACAGCCCAAAAAGGCCAATGAAAGTGAT ATCGAGGAGAGCGATGCCGAAGGTGATGCGTGA
- a CDS encoding hypothetical protein (Match to EST gb|CF190314.1|CF190314; HMMPfam hit to Aldedh, Aldehyde dehydrogenase family, score: 337.9, E(): 1.4e-98), translating to MTSQLATFKVPVIDNEPMRNYPPNSAERAGLQAAVDKMLAASPVEIPCIINGEEVKTGDIQAQPMPHDHSKNICTYHAATPEVVQKAIDGALATRQTWEEMPWADKAAVFLKTADLISGKYRYELMAATMLGQGKNAWQAEIDAAAELCDFLRFSVKYVEELYQQQPPRNSTGVWNRVEYRPLEGFILAVTPFNFTAIGGNLVGAPVIVGNVCIWKPSPMATYSNYIVHKIFLEAGLPPSVIQFVPGNPPEVVKQCIDHKEFAGLHFTGSTHIFRKLWKDIAQNLDIYRGYPRIVGETGGKNFHLYHPSADIKSGVVQAIRAAFEYSGQKCSALSRCYVPASLWKNGFKDTLIAETEKIKTGPCTAWENFAGPVIGKPAFDKISGIIEQAKKEGDEVIAGGSYDDSKGYFIKPTVIVTKDPKSLTMTTEIFGPVLTVYVYEDAEFDNMPALIDSTTEYALTGSVFAKERSVLASASHKLRNSAGNFYINDKSTGAVVGQQPFGGARASGTNDKSGSMAIFSRFVSMRSIKENFVAPEDYLYPSNFL from the exons ATGACTTCCCAACTCGCCACTTTCAAGGTCCCCGTTATCGACAATGAGCCCATG AGGAACTACCCTCCCAACTCTGCTGAGAGGGCTGGTCTCCAAGCCGCTGTGGACAAGATGCTCGCCGCCAGCCCCGTCGAAATCCCTTGTATCATCAACGGTGAGGAG GTCAAGACTGGCGATATCCAGGCCCAGCCTATGCCCCATGACCACTCCAAGAACATCTGTACTTACCACGCCGCTACCCCTGAAGTTGTCCAGAAGGCCATTGATGGTGCCCTTGCCACCAGACAAACTTGGGAGGAGATGCCCTGGGCGGACAAGGCTGCCGTCTTCCTCAAAACTGCTGACTTAATCTCTGGCAAGTACAGGTACGAGCTTATGGCCGCTACCATGCTTGGTCAGGGTAAGAACGCTTGGCAGGCCGAAATCGACGCTGCCGCAGAGCTCTGTGACTTCTTGAGGTTCTCTGTGAAATACGTTGAGGAGCTTTACCAGCAACAGCCCCCCAGGAACTCTACCGGTGTTTGGAA CCGGGTTGAGTACCGACCTCTCGAAGGTTTCATCCTTGCCGTCACCCCCTTCAACTTCACTGCTATCGGTGGTAACCTCGTTGGCGCTCCTGTCATTGTCGGCAACGTCTGTATCTGGAAGCCCTCTCCTATGGCCACCTACTCCAATTACATTGTTCATAAGATCTTCCTTGAGGCCggtcttcctccttccgtTATTCAATTCGTCCCTGGAAACCCCCCTGAGGTTGTCAAGCAGTGTATTGATCACAAGGAGTTTGCTGGTCTCCACTTCACTGGTTCCACCCACATATTCCGAAAGCTCTGGAAGGACATTGCCCAAAACCTCGACATCTACAGGGGCTACCCCCGAATTGTAGGTGAAACTGGTGGTAAGAACTTCCATCTCTATCACCCCTCTGCCGACATCAAGTCTGGTGTTGTTCAGGCTATCCGAGCTGCTTTCGAGTACTCTGGCCAGAAGTGTTCTGCTCTTTCTAGGTGCTATGTTCCCGCTTCTCTCTGGAAGAACGGTTTCAAGGACACTTTGATCGCTGAGACCGAGAAAATCAAGACTGGCCCTTGCACCGCGTGGGAGAACTTTGCTGGTCCTGTCATTGGCAAGCCCGCTTTCGACAAGATCTCTGGTATCATCGAGCAGGCtaagaaggagggtgatgaAGTGATTGCTGGTGGTTCTT ACGACGACTCTAAGGGTTACTTCATCAAGCCCACGGTCATCGTTACCAAGGACCCCAAGTCCCTCACTATGACCACCGAGATCTTCGGTCCCGTTCTCACC GTCTACGTCTACGAGGACGCCGAGTTCGACAACATGCCTGCTCTCATTGATAGCACTACCGAGTATGCCCTCACTGGTTCTGTTTTCGCTAAGGAACGGTCCGTtcttgcttctgcttcccaCAAGCTCCGAAACTCTGCTGGTAACTTCTACATCAACGACAAATCTACTGGTGCCGTTGTCGGTCAACAACCTTTCGGTGGTGCCCGAGCTTCCGGTACCAACGACAAGTCTGGTTCCATGGCTATCTTCAGCCGATTCGTCTCCATGAGGTCTATCAAGGAAAACTTCGTTGCTCCTGAGGACTACCTTTATCCTTCCAACTTCCTTTAA